A genomic segment from Clostridium pasteurianum BC1 encodes:
- a CDS encoding GH25 family lysozyme has translation MKGIDLNSANNVSNWNLVAKDGVQVLINKATEANFYQDKYLSYRYNTVRSLGIKMGVYHFAGKHGVENEAQYFLNYIKGYKFDTIVFLDIEQPPASYGWSWTKGMAIDYVNKFVAIINKAGYEVGIYTGEYFYNDFLRGNIRSDLKLWIAKYSSNPPVNYPNISWQFTESGHVNGVDGGCDVNYFNENILLNGNNVNPAPQPSININNIQEDVKMNPIRMGENSPRVKLLQSIMKILINDGISIDRAFGQQTYNAVVKYQQIMGISADGIVGVNTINTLLNDLKVGWFKA, from the coding sequence ATGAAAGGAATAGATTTAAATTCAGCTAACAATGTTAGTAATTGGAACTTAGTTGCTAAAGACGGTGTTCAGGTTTTAATTAATAAAGCTACAGAAGCTAATTTCTATCAAGATAAGTATTTATCTTATCGTTATAATACTGTTCGATCTTTAGGCATTAAAATGGGAGTGTATCATTTTGCTGGTAAACATGGTGTAGAAAATGAAGCTCAATATTTTTTAAATTATATTAAAGGATATAAATTTGATACAATTGTATTCCTTGATATAGAACAGCCACCAGCTAGTTATGGTTGGTCGTGGACTAAAGGAATGGCAATAGATTATGTTAATAAATTTGTTGCCATAATTAATAAAGCAGGATATGAAGTGGGTATTTATACAGGTGAATACTTCTATAATGATTTTTTGAGAGGAAATATACGAAGTGATTTGAAACTTTGGATAGCTAAATATAGTTCTAATCCACCAGTGAATTACCCTAATATTTCATGGCAGTTTACCGAAAGTGGACATGTTAATGGTGTGGATGGAGGATGTGATGTAAATTACTTTAATGAAAATATTTTACTAAATGGTAATAATGTAAATCCTGCACCACAACCATCAATCAATATAAATAATATACAGGAGGATGTAAAAATGAATCCAATTAGAATGGGGGAGAATAGCCCTCGAGTTAAATTACTACAAAGCATTATGAAGATATTAATAAATGATGGAATCTCAATTGATAGAGCATTTGGACAACAGACTTATAATGCAGTGGTTAAATATCAGCAGATAATGGGCATTTCAGCAGATGGAATCGTAGGAGTAAATACCATAAATACACTTTTGAATGACTTAAAAGTAGGATGGTTTAAAGCATAG
- a CDS encoding small integral membrane protein: MNKQILIKNLKSKTFWVAIGAFVLYLLHSAGVGVVDTQYNDIINAVLQLLVLMGILNSPQIDTEVK, encoded by the coding sequence ATGAATAAACAAATATTAATTAAAAATCTTAAATCTAAAACATTTTGGGTAGCTATTGGAGCATTTGTATTATACTTATTACATTCAGCAGGTGTTGGTGTTGTAGATACACAGTATAACGATATAATTAATGCTGTATTGCAGTTATTAGTGTTAATGGGAATATTAAATAGTCCACAGATTGATACAGAAGTAAAATAA
- a CDS encoding DJ-1/PfpI family protein: MLEQKNVGILLFNEVEVLDFAGPFEVFSITTYTECNQKPFKVTTVAQTKDLIKAHNGLKFQPDYDFYDAPQFDILIIPGGYGAEEIEIHNPKIINWIKKNMNNVYIMASVCTGAFLLAEAGLLDGKQATTHWMDIDRLEKEYTKVRVQRNVKFIDETPIITSGGISAGINMSFYIIKKLLGEEIANATAKRMEYDINI; this comes from the coding sequence GTGTTAGAACAGAAAAATGTTGGCATTTTACTTTTTAATGAAGTTGAGGTATTAGATTTTGCTGGTCCATTTGAGGTGTTTTCCATTACTACATATACCGAATGTAATCAAAAACCATTCAAAGTAACTACAGTTGCCCAAACAAAAGACTTAATAAAGGCTCATAATGGGTTGAAATTTCAGCCTGATTATGATTTCTATGATGCTCCACAGTTTGATATTTTAATTATACCTGGAGGATATGGAGCAGAAGAAATTGAAATTCACAATCCAAAGATTATAAACTGGATTAAGAAAAATATGAATAATGTCTATATAATGGCATCTGTATGTACTGGTGCATTCTTATTGGCTGAAGCTGGCTTATTAGATGGGAAACAAGCTACAACACATTGGATGGACATTGATAGGTTAGAAAAGGAATATACTAAAGTTAGAGTCCAGCGTAATGTTAAGTTCATAGATGAAACTCCTATTATTACATCAGGTGGCATATCAGCTGGAATTAATATGTCATTTTATATTATTAAAAAACTTTTAGGTGAAGAAATAGCTAATGCTACAGCTAAAAGGATGGAATATGATATTAATATCTAA